Proteins encoded together in one Planctopirus ephydatiae window:
- a CDS encoding carboxylesterase/lipase family protein: MTRLTRRTLIVAAAVFVALFPLAVTPLRAQTAPQVTIDSGKLEGVNSDGLHVFKGIPYAAPPIGELRWRAPQPVKKWAGVRKAHNYGHDAPQKLSGNQDEDCLFLNVWAPADASARPYPVMVWIHGGGFIQGSGKINGESFANRGIVFVSINYRLGRFGAFAHPALLKSLPNGEPPANFWLQDQVAALQWVQRNIVQFGGDPNRVTIFGVSAGGTSVNLLMTSPLAKGLFQRAIAQSGIGGYGPYRRLRDEHRGREPLTVLGERYAKSQGVSDKADVAAALRALPWSTVAKGGTEEDGGGFEIVVDGVSLLDDPQIIFEQGRQNRVPFIGGCNSFEGNLSLVLPWTDQPPKAEVEKRLDKLAPLYGRKPNDSALWADLYGDVFFRASTLHLVGSMEPTSTPAWTYYFDYVRGRVKNSRGAGHGSEVGFVFDNLILPGTADREMSRAMQGHWIQFAKTGDPNGSGLPAWPGYSSKEPMTLVYGQDGITATRDLHKARFDLLFEAMNATWSNGSSAVTASDSSKPTPTGSAPKLSAEYEKALRERVSVLFEALRTGDIAKCVELSDPAVVAAKGKDVAEKFFKSVSGLIKFAKVKAEDRTIKSIAVSDDGRSARVTIEVKLNGKTQPPSIEVWGLVDGKWYYRETTK, from the coding sequence ATGACACGACTTACTCGACGAACTCTAATTGTTGCAGCGGCCGTGTTTGTCGCATTGTTCCCTCTGGCAGTCACTCCGTTGCGGGCCCAGACCGCTCCACAGGTCACAATCGACAGTGGCAAACTCGAAGGGGTAAACAGCGACGGGCTGCACGTTTTCAAGGGCATCCCGTATGCCGCGCCGCCGATTGGGGAGCTGCGCTGGCGAGCGCCTCAGCCGGTCAAGAAGTGGGCTGGCGTGCGGAAGGCCCACAATTACGGCCACGATGCACCGCAAAAACTCTCGGGCAATCAGGACGAGGATTGTTTGTTTCTGAATGTGTGGGCTCCGGCAGACGCGTCGGCGCGGCCTTATCCCGTCATGGTGTGGATACACGGCGGCGGGTTCATTCAGGGGAGCGGCAAGATCAACGGCGAGTCGTTCGCCAATCGCGGCATTGTCTTTGTGTCGATCAATTACCGGCTGGGACGCTTCGGGGCGTTCGCTCATCCGGCACTCTTGAAGAGTCTTCCCAACGGCGAGCCGCCCGCGAATTTCTGGTTGCAGGATCAAGTCGCCGCGCTCCAATGGGTGCAGAGAAACATAGTTCAGTTCGGCGGCGATCCGAATCGCGTGACGATCTTCGGTGTTTCGGCGGGCGGAACGTCGGTCAACCTGTTGATGACGTCGCCGCTCGCGAAAGGTCTGTTTCAACGCGCGATCGCGCAGAGCGGCATCGGCGGGTACGGACCGTATCGGCGCTTGCGGGACGAACATCGCGGGCGCGAGCCACTGACTGTGCTCGGCGAGCGCTACGCAAAGTCTCAGGGAGTGTCTGACAAGGCCGATGTCGCGGCGGCGCTGCGAGCATTGCCGTGGAGTACCGTCGCGAAAGGTGGCACTGAAGAGGACGGCGGCGGCTTTGAGATTGTCGTCGATGGAGTCAGCCTGCTAGACGACCCGCAGATCATCTTTGAGCAAGGCCGGCAGAATCGCGTCCCGTTCATTGGCGGCTGCAACAGCTTCGAAGGCAACCTGTCGCTCGTATTACCGTGGACCGATCAACCGCCCAAGGCTGAAGTCGAGAAGCGGCTCGACAAGCTCGCTCCGCTTTACGGTCGCAAACCGAACGACTCCGCATTGTGGGCCGATCTCTACGGCGACGTCTTCTTCCGCGCGAGCACGCTACATCTGGTGGGGTCGATGGAGCCGACGAGCACACCCGCGTGGACTTACTACTTCGACTATGTGCGTGGTCGCGTAAAGAACTCGCGTGGTGCGGGGCACGGCAGCGAAGTGGGGTTTGTATTCGACAACCTGATCCTCCCGGGCACCGCTGATCGCGAGATGAGCCGCGCGATGCAGGGCCACTGGATTCAATTCGCCAAGACCGGCGACCCCAACGGCTCCGGCCTTCCCGCGTGGCCCGGCTATTCATCGAAAGAACCGATGACGCTGGTCTATGGCCAAGACGGCATCACGGCAACGCGCGACCTCCACAAGGCGCGTTTCGACCTGCTCTTCGAGGCGATGAACGCGACTTGGTCGAATGGCTCTAGCGCCGTGACGGCAAGTGATTCATCAAAGCCAACGCCGACAGGCTCCGCTCCAAAGCTGTCCGCCGAGTATGAGAAAGCCCTGCGCGAACGAGTGAGCGTGCTGTTCGAGGCTTTGCGAACTGGCGACATCGCAAAGTGCGTCGAGCTTTCCGACCCCGCCGTTGTGGCAGCGAAGGGAAAAGATGTCGCCGAGAAGTTTTTCAAGTCGGTCAGCGGGCTGATCAAGTTCGCGAAGGTGAAGGCGGAAGATCGGACCATCAAGTCGATCGCCGTCAGCGACGACGGTCGGTCAGCACGCGTGACGATCGAAGTCAAATTGAACGGCAAGACGCAGCCGCCTAGCATCGAAGTCTGGGGGCTGGTCGATGGCAAATGGTATTACCGTGAAACGACGAAGTAA
- the uvrB gene encoding excinuclease ABC subunit UvrB: protein MTQFQIDSRFRPAGDQPKAIEALVKGLKNNRKNQTLLGVTGSGKTFTMANVIEQLQRPALVLSHNKTLAAQLYAEFKEFFPHNAVTYFVSYYDYYQPEAYIPQRDIYIEKDSSINEEIDRLRLLATSALVSRRDVIVVASVSCIYGLGSPKDYLEMMIPLRKGESIDRDELLRKLCDIQYTRNDHAPERANFRVRGDVIDVWPAYEEFAYRIELWGDEIDKLSIIHPVTSDEVRSLEEIYIYPAKHYVLPEDRVASAVAEIEKELAEQLEKFKKEGKLLEAQRLNARTRHDLELLREVGFCPGIENYSRALSGRPPGEPPYTLLDFFPNDFLTFIDESHVTIPQIRAMFNGDHARKTTLVEHGFRLPMALDNRPLKFDEWETRRKQAIFVSATPSDWELEQSQGEIVEQVIRPTGLVDPVIHIHPSRGQVQHLMGLIKGRAEKDERVLVTALTKKLCEDLTAYLREEGLRCAWLHSELDAFERVEIIRELREGKYDTLVGVNLLREGLDIPEVSLVAILDADKEGFLRSETSLIQTIGRSARNVNAEVYLYADSVTNSMQLAIDETNRRRELQVAYNKKHGITPETIRKSIRRGIEEDAEANKIVQQASGKSSEVEYVTLEYISELEAEMLKAAESLDFERAAQLRDRILQLKKQVGQAIQADEDLTTQRDREPKNRGRRKSRGAAARGEEKPAQRGRVPKPKKFGS, encoded by the coding sequence ATGACCCAGTTTCAGATTGATTCCCGTTTTCGTCCCGCCGGGGATCAACCCAAAGCCATTGAAGCGCTCGTCAAAGGTCTGAAGAACAACCGGAAGAACCAGACACTGCTGGGGGTCACTGGTTCGGGTAAGACATTCACCATGGCGAATGTCATCGAGCAGCTTCAACGGCCGGCACTTGTATTGTCTCACAACAAGACGCTGGCGGCGCAGCTTTATGCCGAGTTTAAGGAGTTTTTCCCGCATAATGCCGTCACCTACTTTGTGAGCTACTACGACTATTATCAGCCGGAGGCTTATATCCCTCAGCGGGATATCTACATCGAAAAAGACTCGTCGATTAACGAAGAAATCGACAGGCTGCGTCTGCTGGCGACCAGTGCACTGGTGAGCCGGCGGGATGTGATTGTCGTCGCTTCTGTCAGTTGTATCTATGGCTTGGGCTCACCCAAAGACTATCTCGAAATGATGATCCCTCTTCGTAAGGGGGAATCCATTGATCGAGACGAACTGCTCCGCAAACTTTGCGATATCCAGTACACCCGGAATGACCATGCACCCGAACGGGCCAACTTTCGTGTGCGGGGCGATGTGATCGATGTCTGGCCGGCTTACGAGGAGTTTGCTTATCGCATTGAACTGTGGGGAGACGAGATCGACAAGCTTTCCATCATTCACCCGGTGACGAGTGATGAAGTGCGCTCGTTAGAAGAGATCTATATTTATCCGGCTAAACATTATGTCCTCCCGGAAGATCGTGTCGCCAGTGCTGTGGCCGAGATCGAAAAGGAGTTAGCCGAACAACTCGAAAAGTTCAAAAAAGAGGGAAAACTTCTCGAAGCTCAACGGCTCAATGCCCGCACCCGGCACGACCTGGAACTTTTGCGCGAAGTTGGTTTCTGCCCCGGGATCGAAAACTATAGCCGAGCCCTCTCTGGCAGGCCGCCGGGCGAGCCGCCCTATACGCTGCTTGACTTCTTCCCCAATGATTTCCTCACGTTTATCGATGAATCGCATGTCACGATTCCGCAGATTCGTGCGATGTTCAATGGCGATCATGCGCGCAAAACGACACTGGTCGAACATGGCTTCCGCTTGCCCATGGCCCTGGATAACAGGCCTCTCAAATTTGATGAATGGGAGACTCGCCGTAAGCAGGCCATTTTTGTATCGGCCACCCCTTCCGACTGGGAATTAGAACAGTCGCAAGGTGAGATTGTCGAGCAGGTGATCCGTCCCACCGGACTGGTCGATCCGGTCATCCATATTCATCCTTCGCGCGGGCAGGTCCAGCACTTGATGGGGCTGATTAAAGGACGTGCCGAGAAAGACGAGCGCGTGCTGGTCACCGCCCTCACCAAGAAACTCTGCGAAGATCTGACCGCTTATCTCCGCGAAGAAGGTTTACGCTGCGCCTGGCTGCATAGCGAACTCGATGCGTTCGAGCGTGTCGAAATTATTCGCGAACTGCGCGAGGGGAAGTACGACACGCTCGTGGGTGTGAACCTGCTGCGAGAAGGTCTGGATATTCCTGAAGTTTCGCTGGTCGCGATTCTCGATGCCGATAAAGAAGGGTTCCTGCGTAGCGAAACCAGTCTCATTCAAACGATTGGCCGCTCGGCACGAAACGTTAATGCAGAGGTCTATCTGTATGCGGATTCGGTCACGAACAGCATGCAGCTGGCGATTGATGAAACCAACCGCCGCCGTGAACTCCAGGTGGCCTACAATAAAAAGCACGGCATCACGCCCGAAACCATCCGCAAATCGATCCGGCGGGGGATTGAAGAAGATGCCGAAGCGAACAAGATTGTGCAGCAGGCCAGTGGTAAGTCGAGCGAGGTCGAGTACGTCACACTGGAATACATTTCAGAGCTTGAAGCGGAGATGCTCAAGGCGGCGGAAAGTCTCGATTTTGAACGGGCTGCTCAGTTGCGTGACCGGATTCTGCAACTCAAGAAGCAGGTGGGCCAGGCGATTCAGGCGGATGAAGACCTGACGACCCAGCGCGATCGGGAGCCGAAGAATCGAGGCCGGCGTAAAAGTCGAGGTGCCGCCGCCCGCGGAGAAGAAAAGCCCGCCCAGCGCGGGAGAGTTCCGAAGCCGAAGAAGTTTGGGAGTTAG
- a CDS encoding outer membrane protein assembly factor BamB family protein produces MKLWKAFVPHLWILTICGLGLFASTPVDAEDRGIADFPALSPKTDWPWWRGPSRNGYAQPDAQPPTEFSATNHVKWKAQVPGRGHGSPIVVGSKVFLPTADESAQIHSVIAFDRNTGKKLWETEVNRGAFPENNHPKNTEASPTMACDGERLFISFYHHDQVELIALTLDGKVSWRKFAGRFKPMRFEYGYAPSPLLYQNSVIVSAEWEGESFISAFDRQTGKPLWKTPRAGMLTFSSPVIAHVAGKDQLLISGQEKVSAYNPTTGKLFWSTPGTTMATCGTMVWEGDVVVASGGYPKAETIAVKADGSGKVLWKNNQKCYEQSMILIDGYVYALTDNGVMFCWNAQTGKEMWKQRLTGPVSASPVYAGGYIYWANELGTMYVFKPNPQKYEEVARNTLGNSTFASPAVVGKELFLRVGEESGGSRQEWLYCLE; encoded by the coding sequence ATGAAATTGTGGAAAGCTTTCGTACCCCACCTTTGGATACTGACAATTTGTGGCCTGGGGCTCTTCGCATCGACACCTGTTGATGCCGAAGATCGTGGCATCGCCGACTTTCCTGCCCTGAGTCCCAAAACCGATTGGCCATGGTGGCGCGGGCCCAGCCGCAATGGCTACGCTCAGCCGGATGCTCAACCTCCCACCGAGTTCAGCGCCACCAATCATGTGAAATGGAAAGCACAGGTTCCCGGCCGCGGACATGGTTCCCCTATCGTCGTGGGATCCAAAGTCTTTTTGCCGACGGCCGACGAATCCGCACAGATTCACTCTGTCATCGCGTTTGATCGAAACACGGGGAAAAAGCTCTGGGAAACTGAAGTCAATCGTGGGGCTTTCCCGGAAAACAATCATCCCAAAAACACCGAAGCTTCACCCACCATGGCCTGCGATGGAGAGCGGCTTTTCATCTCCTTCTATCATCACGATCAAGTTGAATTGATCGCGTTGACACTCGATGGCAAGGTGAGCTGGCGGAAGTTTGCTGGTCGCTTCAAGCCCATGCGATTTGAGTATGGCTATGCACCTTCGCCGCTACTCTATCAGAATTCGGTGATCGTCTCGGCCGAATGGGAAGGTGAGAGCTTCATTTCAGCCTTCGATCGTCAGACCGGCAAACCATTATGGAAAACACCACGCGCCGGCATGTTGACCTTTTCATCGCCCGTGATTGCCCATGTCGCGGGGAAAGATCAGCTCCTCATCAGCGGCCAGGAGAAAGTCTCGGCTTATAACCCCACCACCGGGAAACTTTTCTGGTCGACTCCCGGAACGACGATGGCCACCTGCGGCACAATGGTCTGGGAAGGAGATGTTGTCGTGGCCAGCGGAGGTTATCCCAAGGCTGAGACGATTGCCGTCAAAGCCGATGGGAGTGGCAAAGTCCTCTGGAAGAACAATCAGAAATGCTACGAACAATCGATGATTCTCATTGATGGCTACGTTTACGCACTCACAGATAACGGGGTGATGTTCTGCTGGAATGCCCAGACTGGAAAAGAGATGTGGAAGCAGCGCTTAACAGGGCCCGTCAGTGCCTCGCCGGTCTATGCCGGTGGCTATATCTACTGGGCGAATGAACTGGGGACGATGTACGTCTTTAAGCCGAATCCGCAGAAGTACGAAGAAGTCGCCCGCAATACCCTCGGCAACAGCACCTTTGCCAGCCCGGCGGTCGTCGGGAAAGAACTCTTTCTACGCGTCGGCGAAGAATCGGGCGGCAGTCGGCAGGAGTGGCTCTATTGCCTGGAGTAG